Proteins encoded by one window of Labrus bergylta chromosome 2, fLabBer1.1, whole genome shotgun sequence:
- the LOC109983334 gene encoding rapamycin-insensitive companion of mTOR-like, with the protein MAASFRGRPIRSLRMRGRNDSGEENVPLDLTREPSENFREILQNVAKPHGVSNMRKLGHLNNFIKLLCSISHREENFGYTYEEIIICLRLALLNEAKEVRAAGLRSLRYLIRDTSVLQKVLRLQVDYLIARCIDIQQSNEGERTQALRLVRKIITVNAMLFPTSIANSLIAVGTDGLQERDRMVRAAIAIVCELALKNPEVVAKRGGLSTILKSVIDCQLSRINEALITTVLHLLNHPRTRQYVRVDVELEQILAPFTDFHYRHNADTAEGQLKEDRESRFLSSRMAIVAAFRSWSGIINLCKAGNSGIQSLIGLLCIPNMEVRKGLLEVLYEIFRLPLPIVTQDFTEGLLSVDPARFQDTWRLSDGFVAAEAKVILPHRARSRPDLMDNYLAFVLSAFITSGLLEGLVEVVTSSDDQLAVRATILLGELLHMANTILPHSHSHHLHCLPTLINMAASFDIPQQKRLRASAAVNNLKRFHEKKKKGLKPHSLYLDHIIRKSVSSHSRRESHSRAHRDIYVIKDTEEALMMNLRDSHILNHKQNLEWNWLLIATILKWPNVNLRNNKDEQMHKFVRRLLYFYKPSSKLYAGLALDHPKSRQLTVVGCQFVEFLMDSDEDGQGYLEDLVKDMVSWLSSSSGLKPERCLQSNGLLTTLSQHYFLFLGTLSAHPQGVKLLEKCGLFQCLLNLCSVKNQDAVLKLAVSTLDYSRDGLARVILSKILTAATDTCRLYGTKHLRVLLRAGVEFFSSWGMELLVTQLHDHSKAVSMEALDILDEACEDKANLHALIQLKPALSHLGDKGLLLLLRFLSIPKGFSYLNERGYVSKQLDKWQKEYNLKYVDLIEEQLNEALTTYRKPVDGDNYVRRSNQRLQRPNVYLPVHLYGQLVHDKTGCHLLEAQSVVPDLSYTVRSPMLDTWEGIKQLKAALWALGNIGSSNWGLNLLQEENVIPDILALAQHCEVLSVRGTCVYVLGVISKTRQGCEVLKQYGWDAVRHSRRTLWPVTPEEVDAQLTSELCSVPSTLSLNSESTSSRHNSESESQPNMYILDDDKCDILDSSDEPSYYLHSKPIKERSPFTILASTRFVRTRFLNSLSLPSKKLRSTSDPKTPTGSRTPTELTTGSMRRNRTVTEPSVYSPNQDVFTPMFNGRGMPKSPTVSLETSFVGTRGGSEEQLVDGRLARGSGLVLSGLGVHVAVEHPSREREQSSRERLAGDGGSSSSGGNIGGGGGGSQFKSRSQSFNTDTTTSGISSMSSSPSRETVGNPEHPEPEPDSSDCVSLNTVVSAKTVKTLSSLTPQAQTNHMSTSKSSTVSLVPPGSSHTLPRRAQSLKSPSVTTIKSLADCSFMYTSPRDALGYATLKRLQQQRIHPSLSHSEALASPAKDVLFTDTITMKTGSLDSRLTPRRFLKALSFASLDKEELLSPINQSTLHRCSSVRSMVSSATFGCNDDYIGLALPMDINDMFHIRDSAYFQQRVSPPSEERKCFLFGDGDGDRPAIPLLKQQFSISELIVCRGDGQNHMVGSEETGLQDHTDESCLYCVGAIVLGYPTQPQINSTHPRTDYVDFPSWGGQGGHRLEVMPQSKFSGVSGCSDAAVSQGSICSTPTPADIVLGGKAISEDGPASRVLLRKEVLRLIINLSSSVGTKGHETGLLTIKEKFPYAFDDICLYSEVSHLLAHCMFRLTSRRFIQELFQDVQFMPMYEEAEAILTKLPKPVEEDVDPPAES; encoded by the exons TCATTTG TTTGCGCCTAGCTCTACTTAATGAAGCTAAGGAAGTGCGTGCTGCAGGGTTGCGGTCGCTCCGCTACCTCATCAGAGACACCAGTGTGCTGCAGAAGGTGCTCAGACTACAGGTGGACTATTTAATAGCCAG ATGCATCGACATCCAGCAGAGCAATGAGGGGGAGAGAACTCAGGCTCTGCGACTTGTACGAAAG ATTATCACTGTCAATGCCATGCTGTTCCCCACCTCTATTGCAAACTCTCTAATTGCTGTGGGTACTGATGGGCTCCAGGAGAGGGACCGCATGGTCCGCGCTGCCATCGCCATCGTCTGCGAGCTAG CCTTGAAGAACCCGGAGGTGGTGGCCAAAAGGGGCGGTCTTAGCACCATCCTGAAGAGTGTCATCGACTGTCAGCTGAGTCGCATCAACGAAGCTTTGATTACCACCGTCCTCCATCTACTCAACCACCCACGTACCCGCCAGTATGTGCGTGTTGATGTCGAACTGgag CAAATCCTCGCACCTTTCACAGACTTTCACTACCGTCACAACGCAGACACGGCTGAAGGGCAACtcaa GGAGGACAGAGAGTCTCGTTTCTTGTCAAGTAGAATGGCCATAGTGGCAGCCTTTCGTTCCTGGTCTG GGATTATCAACCTATGCAAGGCTGGAAATTCTGGGATCCAATCTTTAATTGGCTTACTGTGTATACCAAATATGGAGGTTAGG AAAGGCTTGTTGGAGGTGTTATATGAGATATTCAGGCTCCCTCTGCCCATTGTAACTCAAGACTTTACAGAAGGTCTTCTAAGTGTTG ACCCCGCCAGGTTCCAGGACACCTGGAGACTTTCTGATGGGTTTGTTGCTGCTGAGGCCAAAGTCATCCTTCCTCATCGGGCCCGCTCTAG GCCCGATCTGATGGACAACTACCTCGCGTTTGTTCTCTCTGCCTTCATCACCAGCGGGCTGTTAGAG GGTCTTGTGGAGGTTGTGACCAGTAGCGATGATCAGCTTGCTGTCAGAGCCACCATCCTCCTAGGAGAACTTCTACACATG GCAAACACCATCCTCCCTCATTCCCACAGTCACCACCTGCACTGCCTCCCCACCCTCATCAACATGGCAGCCTCTTTCGACATCCCCCAGCAGAAACGACT TCGGGCGAGTGCAGCAGTCAACAATCTGAAGCGTTTtcatgagaagaagaagaaaggtttGAAACCACACAGTCTTTATCTGGATCACATCATCCGCAAGTCTGTGTCCTCACACAGCCGCAGAGAGTCTCACTCGCGTGCCCACCGGGACATCTATGTCATTAAG gaCACAGAAGAAGCACTGATGATGAATCTGAGGGACAGTCACATTCTCAACCACAAGCAGAACCTGGAGTGGAACTGGTTGCTTATTGCCACCATCCTAAAG tGGCCAAATGTAAACCTCAGGAACAATAAAGACGAACAGATGCACAA GTTTGTGCGGAGGCTGCTGTACTTTTATAAGCCCAGTAGTAAGCTATACGCTGGGCTGGCGTTGGATCACCCAAAGTCCAGACAACTCACTGTGGTCGGCTGTCAGTTTGTGGAGTTCCTCATGGACTCGGACGAG GATGGCCAGGGCTACCTGGAGGACCTGGTGAAGGACATGGTGTCATGGCTGTCCTCATCCTCAGGGCTGAAGCCTGAGCGCTGTTTGCAGAGTAACGGCCTGCTCACAACACTCAGCCAACACTACTTCCTCTTCCTTGGGACTCTCTCTGCACACCCACAGGGAGTCAAACTGCTGGAGAAATGTGGCCTGTTTCAGTG CCTGCTAAATCTGTGCTCTGTGAAGAACCAGGATGCTGTGCTGAAACTTGCTGTTTCCACACTGGACTACAGCAGAGACGGTCTGGCCAGAGTGATCCTCTCAAAGATCCTCACTGCTGCTACTGAT ACATGCAGGTTGTACGGCACCAAACACCTCCGTGTGCTGCTTCGTGCAGGCGTGGAGTTCTTCAGCAGCTGGGGCATGGAGCTGCTGGTCACCCAGCTCCATGACCACAGCAAGGCTGTGTCCATGGAGGCCCTGGACATACTAGATGAGGCCTGCGAGGACAAG GCAAACCTCCACGCTTTGATCCAGCTGAAACCAGCTCTGTCCCATCTGGGAGACAAGGGCCTTCTGCTGCTCCTCAG GTTCCTGTCCATTCCTAAAGGTTTCTCCTACCTCAACGAGAGAGGCTACGTAAGCAAACAGCTGGATAAATGGCAGAAG GAGTACAACTTGAAGTATGTGGACCTGATAGAGGAGCAGCTCAATGAAGCACTAACAACATACCGCAAACCTGTTGATGGAGACAACTATGTCCGACGCAGCAACCAAAG gttaCAAAGACCAAATGTCTATCTCCCTGTGCACTTGTACGGTCAACTGGTCCATGATAAGACAGGCTGCCACCTATTGGAGGCTCAG AGTGTGGTTCCTGACCTCAGCTACACAGTACGCTCCCCGATGCTGGACACCTGGGAGGGCATTAAACAGCTGAAAGCTGCTCTCTGGGCCCTG GGTAACATTGGCTCTTCAAACTGGGGTCTGAatctcctgcaggaggagaacgTCATTCCTGACATACTTGCGTTGGCCCAGCACTGTGAGGTGCTCTCAGTACGAGG GACTTGTGTTTATGTGCTGGGTGTGATCTCCAAGACCAGACAGGGCTGTGAGGTGCTGAAGCAGTACGGTTGGGATGCGGTCAGACACAGTCGCAGGACGCTATGGCCTGTCACTCCAGAAGAGGTGGACGCACAGCTGACCTCTGAACTCTGCTCAGTACCAAGCACCCTCAGTCTGAATTCTGAATCCACTAGCTCGCGTCATAACAGCGAGAGCGAGTCTCAGCCAA ACATGTACATCCTGGACGATGACAAGTGCGACATTCTGGACTCGTCAGACGAGCCCTCTTACTATCTACACTCCAAACCAATCAAAGAGCGCAGCCCCTTCACGATCCTGGCCTCCACACGCTTCGTTCGCACTCGCTTTCTCAACTCTCTGTCCCTCCCGAGCAAGAAGCTGCGATCCACCAGCGACCCTAAGACTCCAACAGGCTCTCGCACCCCGACGGAACTTACCACAGGGAGTATGAGGCGGAACAGGACGGTGACAGAGCCGTCTGTGTACAGCCCAAACCAGGACGTCTTTACCCCTATGTTTAACGGCAGAGGAATGCCCAAGAGTCCCACAGTCAGCCTGGAGACGTCCTTTGTGGGGACGAGGGGGGGATCAGAGGAGCAGCTGGTGGACGGTAGGCTGGCCCGGGGTTCGGGTCTCGTCCTCAGTGGTCTAGGAGTGCACGTCGCTGTGGAGCACCCAAGCCGGGAGAGGGAGCAAAGCAGCCGAGAGCGTCTTGCAGGAGATGGCGGCTCTTCGTCCAGTGGAGGAAACataggagggggcgggggagggTCTCAGTTTAAAAGCCGCAGTCAGAGCTTTAACACAGACACCACGACCAGCGGCATCAGCTCCATGAGCTCCAGCCCCTCCAGGGAGACGGTTGGAAACCCTGAGCATCCTGAACCTGAACCGGACTCTTCTGACTGCGTGAGCCTCAACACAGTGGTGTCAGCCAAGACTGTAAAAACGCTCTCCTCCCTCACCCCCCAGGCTCAGACCAACCACATGTCCACGTCTAAATCCTCCACTGTCTCTCTGGTGCCGCCAGGCTCATCGCACACTCTCCCCCGCAGAGCCCAGTCTCTCAAGTCTCCTTCAGTCACCACCATCAAGAGCCTGGCAGACTGCAGCTTCATGTACACCAGCCCGCGGGACGCGCTGGGCTATGCTACACTgaagaggctgcagcagcagaggataCACCCGTCTCTGTCTCACAGTGAAGCGCTGGCATCACCCGCCAAAGACGTGCTGTTCACTGACACCATCACCATGAAGACCGGCAGCCTGGACTCTAGATTAACACCTCGCAG GTTCCTGAAGGCGCTGAGCTTCGCCTCTCTGGATAAGGAGGAACTCCTGAGTCCGATCAACCAAAGCACTCTGCATCGCTGCTCCTCAGTGCGCTCAATGGTGTCTAGCGCCACCTTTGGGTGTAACGATGACTACATCGGCCTGGCTCTGCCCATGGACATCAACGACATGTTTCATATCAGAGACTCTGCTTATTTTCAGCAGAGGGTCAGCCCGCCGTCTGAGGAGCGGAAATGCTTTCTCTTCGGTGATGGAGATg gTGATCGCCCTGCTATCCCACTCCTGAAGCAGCAGTTCAGCATCTCTGAGCTGATTGTTTGCAGAGGTGATGGCCAGAACCATATGGTGGGCTCAGAGGAGACGGGTTTGCAGGATCACACTGATGAGAGCTGCCTCTACTGTGTCGGAGCCATCGTCCTGGGATACCCCACACAGCCACAGATCAACAGCACACACCCCCGCACAG ATTATGTTGACTTCCCGTCATGGGGCGGGCAGGGTGGCCATCGCCTGGAGGTGATGCCTCAGTCGAAGTTCTCTGGTGTGTCGGGCTGCAGCGACGCTGCTGTATCACAAGGCTCAATCTGTAGCACACCCACACCTGCTGACATAGTGCTAG GTGGTAAGGCGATATCAGAGGATGGTCCTGCCTCCCGGGTCTTGCTGAGGAAGGAGGTTCTCCGTCTCATCATCAACCTCAGCTCCTCTGTAGGAACCAAAGGCCACGAAACAGGACTTCTGAC gataAAGGAGAAGTTTCCCTACGCGTTTGACGACATCTGCCTGTACTCTGAGGTTTCTCACCTCTTAGCTCACTGTATGTTTCGCCTGACCTCCCGACGATTCATACAGGAACTCTTCCAGGACGTGCAGTTCATGCCA ATGTATGAAGAAGCCGAGGCAATCCTGACAAAGCTACCAAAACCTGTTGAAGAGGATGTTGACCCTCCTGCAGAATCCTGA